The stretch of DNA GCCCAGCGCGCGGAGATCGTCGCCGTGACCGGCGGCGAGGGGGGCGGCAGCCTGGTCACCGTCCGGGTGCTGAGCGGCATGGGCCGGAAGAAGGAGCCGGAGCCCGGCAGCCTGCCCGAGCCGGGCGAGACGGTGACGTTCACCCTGTTCGAGCTCGCCCCGCGCCAGTCGGCCCCGCTGCCCGAGCCGGAGGAGACGCCGTGGACGCACGGCGGCCCGCCCGGGGCGCTGGCGGAGCAGACCGGCCCGGCCGTGCTCGCGAACGAGGAGTGGGAGTAGTGGCGGAGCTCACCGAGGAGCAGCGGGCGGAGGAGGGCTGGTCCCCCGGGGCGGCGGCCGATGCCGCCGTGGCCGGGATCCTGGCCGCGGTCTCGCGCCCCGCGCCCGGCGCGCCGCGCGGGGTGGTGGTCGATTCGCCGCCCGGGGCGGGCAAGTCGACGCTGGTGGTCAAGGCGGCCCGGGAGCTGGTGGCGGCGGGCGAGCGGCTGATGATCGTCGCGCAGACCAACAGCCAGGTGGACGACCTGGTCGACCGGCTCGCCGCCAAGGGCCCCGACCTGCGGATCGGCCGGCTGCACGCGAGCGACTCCCGCCCGTCCGCCGAGGCCCTGCGCCACCCCGGCGTCACCCCCTCCGCGAAGGTCGCCGACCTGTTGGAGCAGGACGTGGTGATCTCCACCGCCGCCAAGTGGCAGTGGGTGAAGGCCGAGGCCCCCTGGCGGCACGCGATCGTGGACGAGGCGTACCAGATGCGCTCGGACGCACTGCTCGCGGTGGCCCGGCTGTTCGAGCGGGCGCTGTTCGTGGGTGATCCGGGCCAGCTCGACCCCTTCACCGTGGTCGGCACCGAGCAGTGGGCCGGGCTCAGCTACGACCCGTCCAGCAGCGCGGTGGTCACCCTGCTCGCGCACAACCCGGCGATCCGCCCGCACCGGCTGCCGGTCTCCTGGCGGCTGCCGCACTCGGCGGCCGGGCTGATCTCGGACGCCTTCTACCCCTACACCCCGTTCCGCTCCGGCACCGGCCCGGGCGAGCGGCGCCTGACGGCGACCGTCCGGCCGGACGGCTCGGCCGTGGACGCGGCGATCGAGGAGGCCGCCGAGCACGGCTGGGCCCTGCTCGAACTGCCCGCCCGCCGGTCGGTCCGGACGGATCCGCAGGCGGTGGCGGCGGTGGCGGCCACCGTCCGGCGGCTGCTCGACCGGGGTCTCACCGCCCACTCCGAGCTCGGCGCCCAGCCGGTCGGCCCGGAGCGGATCGCCGTCGGCACGGCCCACCGCGACCAGGCGGCGGCCGTCCGGGCCGCGCTGGTGGGGCTCGGCGTGCCGGTGGACGAGACGGCCGGCCCGGCCGTGACGGTGGACACCGCCAACCGGCTCCAGGGCCGGGAGTACGACGTGACGGTCGTGCTGCACCCGCTCTCCGGCCGCGCCGACGCGACGGCCTTCCACCTGGAGACGGGCCGGCTCTGCGTGCTCGCCTCCCGGCACCGGCACGCCTGCATCGTGGTGGCCCGCGAGGGCATCGCCGAGGTGCTGGCCGAGCACCCGGCGGCGGAGCCGGTGTCGCTGGGCGTCACCGTGCAGTTCCCGGACGGCTGGGAGGCCAACCACGCCGTGCTCGAGCACCTGGGGCGGCACCGGATCCGGCTCTGAGGCGCCCGGGCACCACCACAGGGGCGTGCGGCGGGGGAATAGCGCCCGCCTGCGCACCGTTCCGTTACCGGCTGCCGTGGCGCGACAATGGACGGCGGCCCTGTCTGGCTGCCCGGGCACACTCGGGCGGCCTGAAGCCGCGACCTCGGAGGTGCCCGCACATGCCCGACCGCCAACCCCCGCTCTCCGACCAGGGCGGCAGCCCCGCCGCACCGGCCGTCCCGGGCTCTGGCACCCCCGTCCGCCGGTTCCGCCCCGCCCAGCTGCTCTTCGAGCCGCAGGCCGACACCCCCGAGCCGGAACGGTTCTTCAACCTGGAGTCCATCGACGACCCGGCCGAACTGCTGCGCCGTTCCACCGAGTTGACCCTCGCCTTCCGCGCCGCCGCCGACCGCGCGGCCGACTTCCAGGCCGTGGCCGCCGCCCAGCTGGCCGATCCGCGCCGCTTCGACGCCCTCTCCCCCGCCGAGATCGCCGACCGCGCCGACTGGACCCCCGACTACGCCGTCCGGATGGTCGAGCACGGCCGTGGCCTGCTGAAGCAGCAGCGCAACCCCGAGCACTGAGCCCGCACCCCCGGGGTGCCCGCCCGGCCGCTCGATCGCCACTGGCATATGCGGGTGGGAAGGGTACGCCCCTCCCCCCGCCGGTGTCCGGCAAACCGGGGTTTCGCTCCGCTTCGGTGGCGCCGCGCGCCACGCTGCTGGGCGTGGACATCTGGACGTATCAATCCGTGGAGTACGTCACCGTCGCGGGCGAGGCCTGGCTCGCCTCCGCGAGCGAGTACCCGCGCAGCATGCGAGCCCTCTGGCACTCCCGCCCGTGGGCGCCCACCGTCCTGCC from Kitasatospora sp. MMS16-BH015 encodes:
- a CDS encoding AAA domain-containing protein — translated: MAELTEEQRAEEGWSPGAAADAAVAGILAAVSRPAPGAPRGVVVDSPPGAGKSTLVVKAARELVAAGERLMIVAQTNSQVDDLVDRLAAKGPDLRIGRLHASDSRPSAEALRHPGVTPSAKVADLLEQDVVISTAAKWQWVKAEAPWRHAIVDEAYQMRSDALLAVARLFERALFVGDPGQLDPFTVVGTEQWAGLSYDPSSSAVVTLLAHNPAIRPHRLPVSWRLPHSAAGLISDAFYPYTPFRSGTGPGERRLTATVRPDGSAVDAAIEEAAEHGWALLELPARRSVRTDPQAVAAVAATVRRLLDRGLTAHSELGAQPVGPERIAVGTAHRDQAAAVRAALVGLGVPVDETAGPAVTVDTANRLQGREYDVTVVLHPLSGRADATAFHLETGRLCVLASRHRHACIVVAREGIAEVLAEHPAAEPVSLGVTVQFPDGWEANHAVLEHLGRHRIRL